Within Streptomyces roseirectus, the genomic segment TCGCCGGCGGCGCCGGGCCCGGCGTGGTGGTGCTGTCGCACGACGCGGGCGGGGACCGGACGCAGAGTGTGCGGGCGCTGCGGCGGTATCTGCCGCGGCTGCTGGACTCCGGGTACCACATCACCGTGCCGCGCGGGCACCCCGCCTGAGGGGGGGCGGGCGCCCGCCCGGCGGACGTCCGCTCAGCGGACCTCGGTCAGGCGGGCGAAGACCACGACGTTCCCGTCGTAGCCGTCGGCCTTGGAGAAGCCGCCGCCGCAGGTGATGACCCGCAGTTCGGGGGCGCCCTTGGAGGCGTACACGCGGTCGCCGGGGAAGTTCTTCTTCTCGAAGACCTCGATGCCGTAGACCTCGAACACGGCCGTCTTCCCGTCCGCCCGGGCCACCTCGACCTTGTTGCCCTTCTTCAGCGCGCCGAGGCCGTAGAAGACGGCGGGCCCGAGCTTGTTGTCGACATGGCCGACGACCACCGCCGTGCCCTTCTCGCCGGGCGAGACCCCGCCCGTGAACCAGCCCGCGAGGTTCGGGTTCTCGGGCGGCGGCGCGTCCACCCACCCGGCCGCGTCGAGGCCGACCGGCATCACCGGGGCGTCGACCCGGATCGCCGGCACCCGCACCCGCTGCGGCACCGAGTACGACAGCGGGTCCGGGGCCTTGTCGAAGACGCTCCCGGTCAGCCCGCCCGACCTGCTGTCGGCGGCAGCGGCGGCGGCCGGCTGCGGCGGGCCCGCGTCGAACTCGCCCGAGCCGTTGCGGATGAGCGCGAGGCCCGTCAGCAGGACCAGCGCTATCACGCCCCACGGCGCGCGCTTCCTCGGCCGCTCCTCCTCGTCCGCCGCCTCGGACAGCCCGTAACCCGACATTCGCCATCCCCTTTCGACACGGCCGTCACCGTGTCCCGTAGCGCACACCGAAACGCTAGGACGGCCCGCGGGGCGCCGCGACAAGTGAGCGGCGAACGGGTGGCCGCCGGACGGGGAAGTGCGCCATCCGAGTTGACGGGCGCAGGAAATTTCTGACGGTCCGTGACCTGCGCGGATGTCTGATTATGCGAACGGTGCACGGCGTGTCGGCTCACCAGGACGGACCAGTCCCGAAATGCGGGCGCCCGCACGGCATCTGAGGGTCTTTCCGGGAGGCGTTCTCTCGCCGACAGACCGGGGACGTGCCCCGGGGCGCCTTCCGCGGAGGAACCATGCGAACCACTCGTGCCCTGGCGGCCTCGGCCGCCGCGTGCGCCGTCCTGGGCCTCGCCGCCCCGACGGCGTCGGCCTGGACCGACCCGACGTCGGTCACCTCGGCGCCCAGCGTCATCGCCCGGGGCGGCCAGCTCGTGCTCACCGTCAACGGGGGCGGTCAGAACGCGTGCACCACCGGAGGCTCGTCGATCAGCTCCCCGGCCTTCCCGACGACCAACTTGACGTCCATGGGCGGCAACACGGCCACCGCGACCGTCCGCGTCAACTCCTTCGCCAGCGCCGGGTCGTACAGCGTCACGACCACCTGCGAGGGGCGCACCCGGACCTTCCCCGGCGTCTTCACCGTCCTCGGCGGGGTGCGCGGCGGGCTCGGGGGCTCCTCGACCACCGGCGCGACGCCGACCGACATGGCGATCGGCGGGGGGCTCGTCGCGGCGGCCGTCGTCGGGGGCGGGGTGTTCTGGATGCGGCGGCGCGCGGAGCGGCGCATCTGAGGAACCGGGCTCTTCCCGAAGAGCCCGGACATGCCGTCGGCCCGGTCCCTCGTCCTTCGAGGGCCGGGCCGACAGCGTGGTGGCGAGGTGTCAGGCGCCGTCCTCGCCCGTGCGACGGCGGGAGAAGTGGTACGCCGCGCCGACCGAGCCCACGATGAGCAGCGTGCCGAGGCCCAGTTCCTTGAGGTCGAAGCCGCCGACCGTGCCGCCCTCACCGGCGTGCACACCCCGGTTCGGGGGGTACGGCACCGGGGTGGGCACCCGGCCGCCCGCGATCGTCAGCTGCGCCGTGCCGGTGTCGCCGCCGTTGCAGGTGAACGTCACGCGGTAGGAGGCGCCGGGGCGGGCGTCCCAGTCGACGGTCGCCGTGGACTGCGAGCGGTCCGGTGGGATGCGGACGGTGTCGAAGACGCCGGACGAGACGATGACCGTCCCGCCGCAGTTGCCGTTGCCCCGGTCCACCGAGAGCGTGACCTGGCCGCCCGCCGCGATCGTCGACGGCATCACGCTGAAGCCGAACGCGTTGCTGTCGCCCGCTGCCGCGGACGGTGCGGTGAGGGCCAGGGCGCCCGCGCCCAGCAGTGCGGCCGAGGCGACGCGTATCGCGCGCATGGTCAATCCTCCGGTCCCCGAGGAGCAGCTTGCGGACCTTTTCCGCTCGTGCCTGGAATGCACCTCGATGACCGAAACGCTAGGAACAGGTGTGCGTACGCGCGATCGGTGTCGTGCGAATGGGGCATGCGTGTGGGCCGCTCAGGGGATGTCGGCGGCGTGTCGGGCGCGGGGCCGGGGTTGAGGCTGCGTCAGTCCTGCGGGCCGGGTCAGTCCTTCGCGCCGGAGAAGAAGTGGAGGAACGGTTCGGCCGAGGCTGTGATGCCGCGGCTGTAGGGGGCGTCGAAGTCCCAGATGAGGAACAGCAGGAAGGCGATCAGCGCGGAGAACAGGCAGGCCAGGATGAGTTCGCGGGGTGTGCGGCCGATCTGGAGGGCGAAGACCATGCCGATCGTGACGATGCCGCCGCCCAGCAGGCCGCCCCACACGACGCCGGGCATCGTCGGGTCGATCGACTCGGCGCGGGCGGTGCGGGCCTGGTCGGCGGCGGCGACCTGGTCCATCAGTGGCTGGTACTGCTGGGCCTGGAAGTCCGTCGTCGGCTCGTAGTCCGTGACGTCGGCGCGCAGTCGCGCGAGGAGTTCGTCGCCCTTGTCGGTGAGCCGGCCGTCGTCCTTCATCGTCTTCCACTCGACGTCGACGATGTGTCCGACGTACGCGTTGACATCGGCGCGGATGCGGTCGCGTTCCGCCGCCGGGTACACGCGGA encodes:
- a CDS encoding class F sortase: MSGYGLSEAADEEERPRKRAPWGVIALVLLTGLALIRNGSGEFDAGPPQPAAAAAADSRSGGLTGSVFDKAPDPLSYSVPQRVRVPAIRVDAPVMPVGLDAAGWVDAPPPENPNLAGWFTGGVSPGEKGTAVVVGHVDNKLGPAVFYGLGALKKGNKVEVARADGKTAVFEVYGIEVFEKKNFPGDRVYASKGAPELRVITCGGGFSKADGYDGNVVVFARLTEVR
- a CDS encoding DUF4239 domain-containing protein; its protein translation is MPEWLVLTLSMAAAVAVVIVITLLRQRTASEDEDPSETPDVIEYMTMWIGVVYAIVLGLAIAGVWEARSAAQDHVQAEAQALHEIHERVRVYPAAERDRIRADVNAYVGHIVDVEWKTMKDDGRLTDKGDELLARLRADVTDYEPTTDFQAQQYQPLMDQVAAADQARTARAESIDPTMPGVVWGGLLGGGIVTIGMVFALQIGRTPRELILACLFSALIAFLLFLIWDFDAPYSRGITASAEPFLHFFSGAKD